The following proteins are encoded in a genomic region of Coffea eugenioides isolate CCC68of chromosome 6, Ceug_1.0, whole genome shotgun sequence:
- the LOC113775112 gene encoding transcriptional elongation regulator MINIYO, with translation MKLDAGVKGGKSFKKPVFGTPLVQLNGENEDASRLVGGIIEKGSFSVSSDTPAPSCIPPPRPTALPFPVARHRSHGPHWTPVGGSSFSGDDRDMDDTEEGEEKGFSGFDSLAAFAKPVPRRKRKGLDLSRWRDIMGGEGDSSGECKHVVVEKSTAVSPLAEISGDSLEKSAVALAMDLDTEGKNSVDFREMKEQLSDLPTDLAQQKNTADVHVAQQFLQMGGTSRHRIAETEEDIISERGLGLPEILGNEMEVDRQSVDESEALNLESQIDAENRTRLGRMSSKEIAEAQAEIMAKMSPALIEALKKRGQDKLKKKKCPRSDKDKATTAVVGTLQDESILFNAHGLPHSDSSDRVIETGSKETWMKQGNEVGPGPSPKNSSLWDSWSKRVETVREIRFSLDGSMIKFNVLQTTNTGSTSAGSQYTVNNVAERDLLRTEGDPGAVGYTIKEAVALTRSVVPGQRALALHLVAAILNRAIHGICKKKVGYSLKYAETDGDWEAIWAFSLGPEPELALSLRICLDDNHNSVVLSCAKAIQSMLSFDLTESLFDTSEKAPSTQDDIPTAAVFRSKPEIDVGFLHGSFWKYSTKPTNILPLPKVNDDNPEGEHTIQDDVVVSGQDVAAGLVRMGILPRICYLLETQSSASLEECLLSILVAVARHSPTSATAIMTCHRLVQTVINRFLAEEQMEINPSKIKCVILLKVLARTDKKNCLEFINSGIFQKVTWHLVRYMSLDQWINSGKEVCKLSSNLLVEQLRLWKVCITYGYCVSYFADLFPALSIWLNVPTFQKLLDRDVLGEFVAVSREVYLVLEALTKSLPNFYSSSDKTTDGNAEEMESWCWSYVGPLIDLALDWTVLKNITPLSRFIDWQNRENEDNMLQDSVMNSLLWVISSAMHTICSVLEAVIPADTSEFSGGCLPWLPEFVPKVGLKLIKNGYFHFSGADVCDFNVAEGGSFVKFLCHLRYKCGLETSIASSSCLQGLIQIISIVDKLIRLANPEIDNLSSEFLGVPREDKILADGILKSSVAELKALLASYMKFTFKRPNMQSIEMFGRGGPAPGTGVGWGASGGGFWSKTVLLAQVDARLITCLLEIFQNFCVNDQLTVDNLPSFLRWINTAMEVCLTAGPRDRSMVDKIFDLLFQVPVLRCLEFVIYDFLHVNKTLKVFEWKYEEEDYLLFCGVLAAHFKSRWLSVKKKSRSIEENRDARQNMLKKGNFPLETIDEEMSASYLDNTGVTTLTNEWAYQRLPLPAYWFLSPMSNMRCSTDANVHKAYSTQSVEQEQAGLLRVAQAGLFFLLGLEATSAFLSTESYSSVHNVSVTWKLHALSVILIDGTGVLEDEKSRDVYQTLQSVYGQTVDKRRLSEAGDKINGGLLQFQLEINESYSTFIEMLVEQFAAVSYGDLVFGRQIAVYLHRWVEASVRLATWNALSNAHALELLPPLEQCFAEADGYLEPVEDDEKLLEAYVKSWVSGVLDKAATRRSSSYILVLHHLTSFIFGNCIGDKLSLRNQLVKSLLRDFSRKVNHQGMMMNLLQYEKPTTGSKRGLVEAWQVEKRLVVLRDACGGNSLLLNQVEKLDQALKKEEPAHSVS, from the exons ATGAAGTTGGACGCTGGAGTCAAAGGAGGCAAAAGCTTCAAGAAACCTGTTTTCGGAACTCCTCTGGTTCAACTTAATGGAGAAAATGAAGATGCTTCTCGCTTAGTCGGTGGCATTATTGAGAAGGGCAGTTTTTCAGTCTCATCAGATACCCCTGCCCCTTCCTGCATACCTCCTCCTCGCCCCACTGCCCTTCCTTTTCCAGTGGCCCGTCACCGCTCCCATGGCCCT CATTGGACTCCAGTTGGTGGTAGCAGTTTCAGCGGTGATGATAGGGATATGGATGATACTGAAGAAGGGGAAGAGAAGGGTTTTAGTGGGTTTGACTCTCTTGCTGCTTTTGCCAAACCAGTTCCAAGAAGGAAGAGGAAAGGTTTGGATTTATCTCGGTGGCGGGACATAATGGGTGGTGAGGGTGATTCTTCTGGAGAGTGTAAGCACGTTGTTGTTGAAAAGTCCACAGCTGTCAGCCCTCTGGCTGAAATTTCAGGTGATAGTTTAGAAAAGAGTGCTGTTGCTTTGGCCATGGACTTGGATACGGAAGGCAAGAATTCTGTTGATTTTCGAGAGATGAAAGAGCAACTATCAGATTTGCCAACTGATCTCGCCCAACAAAAGAACACAGCAGATGTTCATGTTGCTCAACAGTTTTTGCAGATGGGAGGAACATCAAGACATAGGATTGCAGAAACGGAGGAAGATATTATATCAGAGAGAGGGCTGGGACTTCCAGAAATTTTGGGCAACGAAATGGAAGTTGATAGGCAGTCTGTAGATGAATCTGAGGCGTTGAATCTTGAGAGTCAAATTGATGCTGAGAATCGCACTCGATTAGGGAGAATGTCATCTAAAGAGATCGCAGAAGCACAGGCTGAGATAATGGCAAAGATGAGTCCTGCATTGATAGAGGCATTGAAAAAGCGGGGACAAGacaagttgaaaaagaaaaagtgccCTCGTTCAGATAAGGATAAGGCTACAACTGCTGTAGTGGGCACTCTGCAAGATGAGAGCATTTTGTTCAATGCACATGGACTTCCCCATAGTGATAGCTCTGACAGGGTTATCGAAACAGGTTCAAAAGAGACATGGATGAAGCAAGGGAATGAAGTTGGTCCTGGACCCAGCCCAAAGAACAGCAGTTTGTGGGATTCTTGGAGCAAAAGAGTAGAGACTGTCAGAGAAATAAGATTTTCCCTGGATGGCAGCATGATAAAATTTAATGTTCTCCAGACGACAAATACAG GTAGTACGTCTGCCGGAAGTCAATATACTGTAAATAATGTTGCTGAACGAGACTTGCTTAGAACTGAAGGTGACCCTGGTGCAGTTGGATACACCATCAAGGAAGCAGTGGCTCTAACTAGAAGTGTA GTTCCGGGTCAAAGAGCTCTTGCACTACATCTTGTTGCAGCCATACTTAATAGGGCAATACATGGCATCTGCAAGAAGAAAGTTGGATACAGCTTGAAATACGCTGAAACAGATGGAGATTGGGAGGCTATCTGGGCTTTTTCTCTTGGCCCAGAACCTGAGCTTGCTTTATCACTGAG GATTTGTCTTGACGATAACCACAATTCTGTGGTTCTATCTTGTGCCAAAGCTATTCAGTCCATGCTGAGCTTTGATCTGACTGAGAGTCTCTTTGATACCTCAGAG AAGGCTCCATCCACTCAGGATGACATTCCTACTGCTGCTGTATTTAGAAGTAAACCAGAGATTGATGTTGGTTTTCTTCATGGTAGCTTTTGGAAGTACAGTACTAAACCAACTAATATTCTTCCCTTACCTAAGGTTAATGATGACAATCCTGAAGGTGAGCATACAATTCAGGATGATGTAGTTGTTTCTGGTCAAGATGTAGCTGCAGGTTTGGTTAGAATGGGAATCCTCCCAAGGATATGCTATTTGTTGGAG ACGCAGTCTTCAGCCTCTTTGGAGGAGTGCTTGCTTTCTATACTTGTTGCAGTTGCAAGGCATTCCCCAACTTCTGCAACTGCGATCATGACGTGCCATAGGCTGGTTCAGACAGTCATTAACAGATTCTTGGCTGAGGAACAAATGGAAATCAATCCTTCAAAGATAAAATGTGTCATCCTCTTGAAA GTGCTAGCTAGGACTGACAAGAAGAATTGCTTAGAATTTATCAACAGTGGGATTTTCCAGAAGGTTACTTGGCATTTAGTTCGATATATGTCTCTTGACCAGTGGATCAATTCTGGAAAGGAGGTCTGTAAACTTTCGTCAAATCTCTTGGTTGAACAATTAAGATTATGGAAGGTCTGCATAACTTATGGTTATTGTGTATCTTACTTTGCGGATCTGTTTCCTGCCTTGAGCATTTGGTTAAATGTGCCTACTTTTCAAAAGCTACTTGACCGTGACGTCCTTGGTGAGTTTGTTGCAGTCTCCAGGGAAGTTTATCTTGTTCTGGAGGCTTTGACTAAAAGCCTTCCAAATTTTTATTCATCTAGCGACAAGACAACAGATGGAAATGCCGAAGAGATGGAGAGTTGGTGTTGGAGTTATGTTGGTCCACTGATAGATTTAGCTCTTGACTGGACAGTGTTAAAAAATATTACACCTCTATCCAGATTCATTGACTGGCAAAATCGAGAAAATGAGGATAACATGTTGCAAGATTCAGTTATGAATTCATTATTGTGGGTGATTTCCTCTGCTATGCACACAATTTGTAGTGTACTGGAGGCTGTGATACCAGCTGATACTTCAGAATTTAGTGGGGGGTGTCTGCCATGGCTGCCTGAGTTTGTTCCCAAGGTTGGACTTAAACTTATCAAGAATGGGTACTTTCACTTCTCAGGAGCAGATGTCTGTGATTTCAATGTTGCGGAAGGGGGTTCTTTTGTCAAGTTTCTATGTCATCTGAGGTATAAATGTGGACTAGAAACATCTATAGCTTCTTCTTCTTGCCTCCAAGGGTTAATCCAAATCATTTCTATTGTGGACAAGTTAATCAGGTTAGCTAACCCTGAGATTGATAATCTGTCATCTGAATTCCTGGGTGTGCCAAGAGAAGATAAGATTCTGGCTGATGGGATACTTAAGTCCTCTGTGGCTGAATTAAAAGCTTTGCTGGCAAGCTATATGAAGTTTACTTTTAAGCGCCCGAATATGCAGTCAATTGAGATGTTTGGCAGAGGTGGGCCTGCTCCAGGAACGGGTGTGGGTTGGGGAGCCTCAGGTGGAGGGTTTTGGTCCAAAACTGTGTTGCTGGCTCAAGTAGATGCAAGATTAATCACTTgcttgctggaaatttttcaGAATTTCTGTGTAAATGATCAGTTAACAGTTGACAATTTGCCCAGCTTTCTGCGATGGATTAATACTGCCATGGAAGTTTGTTTAACAGCGGGACCTAGGGATAGATCCATGGTGGATAAAATATTTGATCTGCTGTTCCAAGTTCCTGTCTTGAGGTGCCTTGAGTTTGTTATATACGATTTTCTTCATGTTAATAAGACGCTGAAAGTTTTCGAGTGGAAGTATGAAGAAGAGGATTACCTTCTCTTTTGTGGTGTGTTGGCCGCTCACTTCAAAAGCAGATGGCTGTCTGTGAAAAAGAAATCTAGATCTATTGAAGAAAATCGGGATGCTAGACAAAACATGCTGAAGAAAGGCAATTTTCCACTTGAAACAATTGATGAGGAGATGAGTGCATCATATTTGGACAATACTGGTGTGACTACTTTGACCAATGAGTGGGCTTACCAGAGGCTGCCTCTTCCCGCTTATTGGTTTCTTAGTCCAATGTCAAATATGCGTTGCAGTACAGATGCTAACGTTCACAAAGCTTATAGTACCCAAAGTGTTGAGCAGGAGCAAGCTGGTCTTCTCAGAGTTGCTCAGGCTggacttttcttccttttagGTCTTGAAGCAACGTCTGCCTTCCTTAGCACTGAGTCCTACTCTTCTGTTCATAATGTTTCAGTTACTTGGAAATTGCATGCTTTGTCTGTGATATTGATTGATGGGACAGGTGTTCTTGAAGATGAGAAGAGTAGGGATGTTTATCAAACTTTGCAGAGTGTCTATGGGCAAACTGTTGATAAGCGAAGATTGTCTGAAGCAGGAGATAAAATAAATGGTGGTTTGTTGCAATTTCAGTTAGAGATAAATGAGAGCTACTCTACATTCATTGAAATGCTTGTGGAGCAATTTGCTGCTGTATCCTATGGTGACTTGGTTTTTGGGCGGCAAATTGCTGTTTATCTTCATCGATGGGTTGAAGCTTCTGTTAGACTTGCTACCTGGAATGCACTATCTAATGCTCATGCTCTTGAACTTTTGCCACCTCTGGAGCAGTGTTTTGCTGAAGCTGATGGATATCTTGAACCTGTTGAG GATGATGAGAAGCTCTTAGAAGCCTATGTAAAATCATGGGTTTCTGGTGTTCTTGACAAAGCAGCAACTAGAAGATCATCCTCGTACATCTTGGTCTTGCACCACCTTACGTCTTTTATTTTTGGCAATTGCATTGGTGATAAGCTATCGCTCCGAAATCAGCTTGTAAAATCTCTCCTGCGTGACTTCTCTCGTAAAGTAAACCATCAG GGCATGATGATGAATCTGCTGCAATATGAGAAGCCAACCACTGGCTCAAAGCGTGGACTTGTTGAAGCTTGGCAGGTAGAGAAGAGATTAGTGGTGTTGAGAGATGCTTGTGGAGGGAACTCTTTGTTGCTGAATCAAGTGGAAAAGCTCGATCAAGCACTGAAGAAAGAAGAGCCAGCACATAGTGTATCATAA